Proteins encoded together in one Mannheimia haemolytica window:
- the thrC gene encoding Threonine synthase has product MNLYNIKHPEEQVNFAQAVRQGLGKNQGLFFPEVLPKLDNIDELLDLPLVERSQKILSALIGEELPAETLNTMVKNAFTFPAPLAKVNDDIYALELFHGPTLAFKDFGGRFMAQALANVRGDGKITILTATSGDTGAAVAHAFYGLENINVVILYPKGKISPLQEKLFCTLGGNIRTVAIESDFDACQALVKQAFDDAELRQAIGLNSANSINISRLLAQICYYFEAVAQLPKEKRDNVVVSVPSGNFGNLTAGLIAKTLGLPIKRFIASTNANDTVPRYLQSGKWEPNATVATLSNAMDVSRPNNWPRVEELFKRNGWNLSELGSAALNDAETEAALKAQYAEGYLCEPHGAIAYQSLKDQLQQGETGIFLCTAHPAKFKESVERILAIELPLPEALDKHNKLPLLSDEMAADFATLRAYLLK; this is encoded by the coding sequence ATGAACTTATACAACATCAAACACCCTGAAGAACAAGTCAATTTCGCCCAAGCGGTACGCCAAGGTTTAGGCAAAAATCAGGGGCTATTTTTCCCTGAAGTTTTACCCAAATTAGATAACATTGATGAATTATTAGATTTACCTTTGGTTGAACGCAGCCAAAAAATTCTTTCAGCCTTAATCGGTGAAGAACTACCGGCAGAAACACTTAACACAATGGTGAAAAACGCCTTTACCTTCCCTGCACCACTTGCCAAAGTCAATGATGATATTTATGCGTTAGAACTATTTCACGGCCCGACTTTAGCTTTCAAAGATTTTGGTGGTCGTTTTATGGCTCAAGCCTTAGCCAACGTGCGAGGAGACGGCAAAATTACTATTTTAACCGCTACCTCAGGCGACACCGGTGCGGCAGTGGCTCACGCTTTCTATGGTTTGGAAAACATCAACGTGGTCATTCTTTACCCGAAAGGCAAAATCAGCCCATTGCAAGAAAAATTATTCTGTACCTTAGGCGGTAATATTCGCACTGTTGCGATTGAATCCGACTTTGATGCTTGCCAAGCCTTAGTAAAACAAGCCTTTGATGATGCCGAGCTACGCCAAGCGATTGGTTTAAACTCAGCAAATTCCATCAACATTAGTCGTTTATTGGCTCAAATTTGTTACTACTTTGAAGCAGTTGCTCAGTTACCAAAAGAAAAACGAGATAACGTGGTGGTTTCAGTGCCAAGCGGTAACTTCGGTAACTTAACCGCTGGCTTAATTGCCAAAACATTAGGTTTACCGATTAAACGTTTTATTGCCTCAACCAATGCCAATGACACCGTGCCACGCTATTTACAATCAGGCAAATGGGAACCAAACGCGACCGTTGCAACCCTTTCTAATGCAATGGACGTCAGCCGTCCGAACAACTGGCCACGAGTTGAAGAATTATTTAAACGCAATGGTTGGAATTTGTCTGAATTGGGTTCTGCCGCATTAAACGATGCCGAAACCGAAGCTGCTTTGAAAGCCCAATATGCGGAAGGTTATCTGTGTGAGCCACACGGTGCTATTGCTTATCAAAGCTTAAAAGATCAGCTACAACAAGGCGAAACCGGTATTTTCTTATGCACCGCTCACCCGGCAAAATTCAAAGAGTCGGTGGAACGCATTTTAGCGATTGAATTGCCGTTACCGGAAGCATTAGATAAGCACAACAAACTGCCACTGTTATCCGATGAAATGGCAGCGGATTTTGCAACACTGCGTGCCTATTTGTTGAAATAA
- the mgsA gene encoding Methylglyoxal synthase: MKTTVRTIAKQKQIALVAHDSCKQDLIRWTQTHQAQLASHKLYATGTTGHLLARETGLEITSLLSGPMGGDQQLGGLIAEKKIDLLVFFWDPMNAAPHDPDVKALMRIATVWNIPVAINETTANFLLNADLFNQAISVNVPDYDGYLAERLG, translated from the coding sequence ATGAAAACCACTGTTAGAACTATCGCAAAACAAAAACAGATTGCCTTAGTGGCTCACGATAGCTGTAAACAAGATTTAATTCGTTGGACACAAACTCATCAAGCCCAACTTGCCTCGCATAAGCTTTACGCCACCGGCACTACCGGCCATTTGCTTGCCAGAGAAACGGGGCTTGAAATCACTTCGCTGTTAAGTGGCCCGATGGGGGGAGATCAGCAATTAGGCGGGCTGATCGCAGAAAAGAAAATTGATCTACTGGTGTTCTTTTGGGATCCGATGAATGCCGCTCCGCACGATCCTGATGTGAAAGCCCTGATGAGGATTGCAACCGTTTGGAATATTCCGGTGGCGATTAACGAAACCACTGCTAATTTTCTGTTAAATGCGGATTTGTTCAATCAAGCAATCAGCGTGAATGTGCCAGATTATGATGGCTATTTGGCAGAACGTTTGGGGTAG
- the yccS gene encoding Inner membrane protein yccS — protein sequence MNKFLRYLQQSWLSENVIKTLPMFISLNIAAVSIWQLGISDFAMPLMLGIIAGGLVDLDNSLIGRAKNLIISLVAFSFSSIGASVSLYLGWLFVPVAVVCTFLLVMLGAIGQRYSTIAFGTLIVAVYNSLTYTPEVLWYHNVLMILLGTLLYGLVGILVYLIFPNRTVQENLASAYLALSHYLLAKSAYFDPDDDDLAAKQLALAKANSEVMAAFDKTRVALFYRLRRQHKQQRTQRMLRYYFSAQDILERASSSHYQYHELFQQLSNSDLMFRFQRVLELQAAACQKIAMSLRHREVYEHGFRGEKALQGLLNSLNYHQERGLKSAYRWRAIAENLGNIERQLAQIEQGSSSGEHIEPLSKNFTKSHRLIAENITGLSNISQAIKAHLTFESQLFRHAVRLSIVVLLCSAIVPILGFDSKGYWILLTAIFVCQPNYTATKTRLIQRVIGTIFGVLVGGSFELFNVTLSLEAQLGLIVLTGSLYTFFRLVHYGFSTFYITVLVMISLDIAGVSLESGILMRMLDTLLGTAIAWLAVAFLWPDWKYLNLQRNLHNGLKASGQYLRHIIAQLQFGYNEQLPYRIARRDVHNHLSALSNAITNMYSEPQKYANDLTFAPKLLGIAYTLLGYISTLGAYRIASREINQQVDFSAMFFSHAREVANIIEQIASESRSFAKLSEKLTAIDQDLAQFEQENQQKQNDLALVLIQQLRLIVQLLPQMQSLLKSTSGNR from the coding sequence ATGAATAAATTTTTAAGATATCTACAACAGAGCTGGCTTTCGGAAAATGTAATTAAAACGCTGCCGATGTTTATTTCGCTAAACATTGCCGCGGTTAGTATTTGGCAACTCGGTATTTCTGATTTTGCGATGCCGTTGATGTTGGGCATTATCGCCGGCGGTTTGGTGGATTTAGACAACAGCCTAATCGGACGAGCGAAAAATCTGATTATCAGCCTAGTGGCATTCTCGTTTTCCTCGATTGGAGCGAGTGTGTCGCTCTATTTGGGTTGGCTGTTTGTGCCGGTGGCGGTGGTTTGCACCTTTTTGCTGGTAATGTTAGGGGCAATCGGGCAACGCTATAGCACCATTGCGTTTGGCACGCTGATTGTGGCGGTTTATAACAGCCTGACTTATACGCCTGAAGTGTTGTGGTATCACAATGTGCTGATGATCTTACTTGGCACTTTACTCTATGGCTTGGTCGGGATTTTGGTTTACCTGATTTTCCCGAATCGAACTGTACAGGAGAATTTAGCGTCCGCCTACCTTGCATTGAGCCACTATTTACTGGCGAAATCTGCTTACTTTGACCCCGATGATGACGATTTAGCTGCGAAACAGTTAGCTTTGGCGAAAGCCAACAGCGAGGTGATGGCTGCTTTTGATAAAACCAGAGTCGCTCTATTCTACCGCCTAAGACGCCAGCACAAGCAACAACGGACACAGAGAATGTTGCGTTACTATTTCAGCGCTCAAGATATTTTAGAGCGGGCAAGCTCCAGCCATTATCAATATCACGAGCTGTTTCAACAATTAAGTAACAGCGATTTAATGTTCCGATTTCAACGGGTGCTGGAATTACAGGCTGCGGCGTGCCAAAAAATTGCAATGTCGTTACGTCATAGGGAAGTCTATGAACACGGCTTTCGTGGCGAAAAAGCCTTGCAGGGGTTACTTAACTCCTTGAATTATCACCAAGAACGGGGCTTGAAAAGTGCCTATCGTTGGCGTGCTATTGCAGAAAATTTAGGCAATATTGAACGGCAATTAGCTCAGATTGAACAAGGCTCAAGCAGTGGTGAGCATATTGAGCCATTAAGCAAAAATTTCACTAAATCTCACCGCTTGATCGCCGAAAATATTACCGGCTTAAGCAATATCAGCCAAGCGATTAAAGCCCATTTAACCTTTGAATCCCAACTGTTTCGACACGCCGTTAGGCTGTCGATAGTGGTGCTGTTGTGCAGTGCGATTGTGCCGATTTTAGGCTTTGACAGCAAAGGCTACTGGATTTTACTCACTGCCATTTTTGTCTGCCAACCGAATTACACTGCTACCAAGACCCGACTGATTCAGCGTGTGATCGGCACAATTTTCGGTGTGCTGGTTGGTGGTTCTTTTGAACTGTTTAACGTAACGCTCAGTCTGGAAGCCCAGCTTGGGCTAATTGTACTGACCGGCTCGCTTTATACCTTTTTCCGCTTGGTACACTATGGCTTTTCAACCTTTTATATTACTGTGTTAGTGATGATAAGCCTTGATATTGCAGGCGTGAGCCTTGAAAGCGGTATCTTAATGCGAATGCTTGATACCTTACTAGGTACAGCGATTGCGTGGCTGGCGGTAGCATTCTTGTGGCCGGATTGGAAATATTTAAATTTACAACGCAACTTACATAACGGTTTGAAAGCCAGTGGGCAATATTTACGCCATATTATCGCCCAGTTGCAGTTTGGTTATAACGAGCAACTGCCTTACCGCATTGCTCGCCGTGATGTGCATAACCATTTATCGGCACTGAGTAATGCGATTACCAATATGTACAGCGAACCACAAAAATATGCGAACGATTTAACCTTCGCCCCAAAATTGTTAGGTATTGCTTACACCTTACTGGGCTATATTTCCACTTTAGGGGCTTACCGTATTGCCAGCCGAGAGATTAATCAGCAAGTGGATTTTTCCGCAATGTTCTTCTCTCACGCCAGAGAGGTAGCAAACATTATTGAGCAAATCGCCTCCGAGAGCCGTTCATTTGCAAAATTATCGGAAAAATTGACCGCTATCGACCAAGATCTCGCCCAGTTTGAGCAGGAAAATCAGCAAAAACAAAATGACCTTGCCTTAGTGTTGATACAACAACTGAGACTAATCGTACAGTTGTTACCACAGATGCAGAGCTTGCTGAAATCTACCTCCGGCAATAGATGA
- the yebS gene encoding Inner membrane protein yebS — protein MKINRIILQSCSECGQQVRVPLTSNGNAVCPVCHNILRKSNTWSLHRSAFLALAILILLPFALTFPLMSIDLLGIKINATVWDGIWKMATEGYPYTAFMVLVCAVIMPIAFVLLILTIQLQRIIRQRPRYTLIFLTKIKEWVMLDVYLVALAVAAFKIRDYADLHFDVNLIAFVLVTILNTLLFIKTDPKQAWERFYPEYHALPFDHPSNPTLCPTCEYCFDETILDLKGQQRCPRCESNLSISDNVKIQRVWACLIAGTIMMIPANIFPISTTELAGQVSADSLMSGVILFMEMGSYTVAAIVFIASIAVPVSKITIIFYLLLAIHYKWKHSIHWQMKLLHYVHFVGRWSMLDLFVLSLMMSLLERGQILSFSVGEAAFYFGAAVFLTMFASANLDARMLWKIHYDHKRK, from the coding sequence ATGAAAATAAACAGAATCATTTTACAAAGCTGTAGCGAATGTGGGCAACAAGTGCGAGTCCCGCTCACGTCAAATGGCAATGCCGTTTGCCCGGTCTGCCATAATATATTACGCAAAAGCAATACATGGAGCTTGCACCGCAGTGCTTTTCTGGCATTAGCCATCTTAATTTTGCTTCCCTTCGCACTTACTTTTCCCTTGATGAGCATTGACTTACTCGGCATCAAAATTAATGCTACCGTATGGGACGGTATTTGGAAGATGGCAACGGAGGGCTACCCTTACACCGCTTTTATGGTGCTAGTCTGCGCGGTAATAATGCCGATTGCATTTGTATTGCTAATTTTAACCATTCAGCTACAACGTATTATTCGCCAACGCCCCCGTTACACTCTAATTTTCTTAACTAAAATAAAAGAATGGGTAATGCTTGATGTCTATTTAGTTGCCCTGGCAGTAGCTGCTTTTAAAATTCGAGACTATGCCGACTTACATTTCGATGTAAATCTAATCGCCTTTGTGTTAGTAACGATCTTAAACACCCTACTTTTTATTAAAACCGATCCCAAACAAGCGTGGGAACGCTTTTACCCTGAATATCACGCATTACCCTTTGACCACCCAAGCAACCCGACCCTTTGCCCGACCTGTGAATATTGCTTTGATGAAACCATCTTGGATTTAAAAGGACAACAACGCTGCCCTCGTTGTGAAAGCAATTTATCAATTTCCGATAACGTTAAAATACAACGGGTTTGGGCTTGCTTAATTGCAGGAACGATTATGATGATTCCGGCAAATATTTTCCCGATTTCGACCACTGAATTGGCAGGGCAGGTTTCGGCAGATTCATTAATGTCGGGGGTCATTCTATTTATGGAAATGGGAAGCTATACCGTGGCAGCGATTGTGTTTATCGCTAGTATTGCGGTGCCGGTGAGCAAAATTACGATTATTTTTTATCTCTTGCTGGCGATTCATTACAAATGGAAACACTCAATTCATTGGCAAATGAAACTACTGCACTACGTCCATTTTGTCGGACGCTGGTCAATGCTGGATTTATTCGTGTTATCGCTGATGATGTCATTATTAGAACGTGGGCAAATTCTGAGTTTCTCGGTAGGGGAAGCCGCTTTCTATTTTGGTGCAGCGGTTTTCTTAACGATGTTTGCCTCTGCAAATTTAGATGCCAGAATGTTATGGAAGATTCATTACGATCATAAACGCAAATAG
- the ilvC gene encoding Ketol-acid reductoisomerase, with the protein MANYFNTLNLRQKLDQLGRCRFMDRNEFADGCNFLKGKKIVIVGCGAQGLNQGLNMRDSGLDIAYALRAEAIAEKRASFKRASENGFVVGTYEQLIPTADLVINLTPDKQHSKVVADVMPLMKQGAAFGYSHGFNIVEEGEQIRPDLTVVMTAPKCPGTEVREEYKRGFGVPTLIAVHPENDPKGEGLAIAKAWASATGGDRAGVLESSFVAEVKSDLMGEQTILCGMLQAGSIVCYDKLVAEGKDPAYAGKLIQYGWETITEALKQGGITLMMDRLSNSAKLRAFELSEQIKEELAFLFEKHMDDIISGEFSSTMMADWANGDVNLLKWREETGKTAFENAPQADGIKISEQEYFDNGVLMVAMVKAGVELAFDTMVSAGIYEESAYYESLHELPLIANTIARKRLYEMNVVISDTAEYGNYLFSHVATPILAEKIIPTLEKGDLGEPTPAVEIDNVTLRDVNDAIRNHPIELIGQELRGYMTDMKRISSQG; encoded by the coding sequence ATGGCTAACTATTTCAACACATTAAATTTACGTCAAAAATTAGACCAATTAGGTCGTTGTCGCTTTATGGATCGTAACGAGTTTGCAGACGGTTGCAATTTCTTAAAAGGCAAAAAAATTGTGATTGTCGGCTGTGGCGCACAAGGTTTAAACCAAGGTTTAAATATGCGTGATTCAGGCTTAGATATTGCTTACGCTTTGCGTGCCGAAGCAATTGCTGAAAAACGTGCTTCATTTAAACGTGCTTCTGAAAACGGCTTTGTAGTGGGTACTTATGAGCAATTAATCCCAACAGCAGATTTAGTGATTAACTTAACGCCGGACAAACAACACTCAAAAGTGGTTGCCGATGTAATGCCGTTAATGAAACAAGGTGCAGCATTCGGTTATTCACATGGTTTCAACATTGTTGAAGAAGGTGAGCAAATTCGTCCGGATTTAACGGTTGTGATGACTGCTCCGAAATGCCCGGGCACGGAAGTGCGTGAAGAGTACAAACGTGGCTTCGGTGTGCCAACCTTAATTGCAGTTCACCCGGAAAATGACCCGAAAGGCGAAGGTTTAGCCATTGCGAAAGCGTGGGCGAGTGCTACCGGTGGTGATCGTGCCGGCGTATTAGAATCTTCATTCGTGGCAGAAGTGAAATCTGACTTAATGGGTGAACAAACCATTCTTTGCGGTATGTTACAAGCCGGTTCAATCGTATGCTACGACAAATTAGTGGCGGAAGGTAAAGATCCGGCTTACGCAGGTAAATTGATCCAATACGGTTGGGAAACGATTACCGAAGCGTTAAAACAAGGCGGTATCACCTTAATGATGGATCGTTTATCGAACAGTGCAAAATTGCGTGCGTTCGAGCTTTCTGAGCAAATCAAAGAAGAATTAGCGTTCTTATTTGAAAAACATATGGACGACATCATCAGCGGTGAGTTCTCATCAACTATGATGGCAGACTGGGCAAACGGCGATGTAAACTTATTAAAATGGCGTGAAGAAACTGGTAAAACTGCCTTTGAAAACGCACCACAAGCAGACGGTATTAAAATTTCTGAGCAAGAATACTTTGATAACGGTGTGTTAATGGTTGCAATGGTGAAAGCAGGGGTTGAATTAGCGTTCGATACAATGGTTTCAGCAGGTATTTATGAAGAATCGGCTTACTACGAGTCTCTACACGAGTTACCGTTAATCGCAAACACCATCGCTCGTAAACGTTTATACGAAATGAACGTGGTAATTTCAGACACCGCAGAATACGGTAACTACTTATTCTCTCACGTTGCAACGCCGATTTTAGCGGAGAAAATTATCCCAACGTTAGAGAAAGGTGATTTAGGCGAGCCAACTCCGGCAGTGGAAATCGACAACGTTACCTTACGTGATGTGAATGATGCAATCCGTAACCACCCAATCGAGTTAATCGGTCAAGAATTACGTGGTTATATGACAGATATGAAACGTATCTCTTCACAAGGCTAA
- the purC gene encoding Phosphoribosylaminoimidazole-succinocarboxamide synthase produces the protein MQISLKKIYSGKVRDLYEIDEKRMLMVATDRLSAFDVILDDPIPRKGEILTQISNFWFNKLAHIMPNHFTGDTVFDVLPKEEAEAIQHRAVVCKRLTPVKIESIVRGYLTGSGLKDYQQTGTICGLKLPEGLVEASKLPHPIFTPSSKAEVGDHDINISYEECERQIGQELAAKVRDAALKLYTEAANYALTKGIIICDTKFEFGLDENGELTLMDEVLTPDSSRFWSVETYQEGTNPPSFDKQFVRDWLENSGWNKQAPAPKVPAEIIEKTVAKYQEALDLLTK, from the coding sequence ATGCAAATCAGCCTCAAAAAGATCTACTCCGGCAAAGTCCGTGATCTCTACGAAATCGACGAAAAACGTATGCTAATGGTTGCCACAGACCGATTATCTGCCTTTGATGTTATTTTAGACGATCCTATTCCCCGTAAAGGCGAAATCCTTACCCAGATCTCCAACTTCTGGTTCAACAAATTAGCTCATATTATGCCAAACCACTTCACCGGCGACACTGTGTTTGACGTGCTACCGAAAGAAGAGGCAGAGGCTATTCAACATCGTGCAGTTGTTTGCAAACGTTTAACGCCGGTGAAAATTGAATCTATCGTGCGGGGTTATTTGACCGGATCGGGGCTGAAAGATTACCAACAAACCGGCACGATCTGCGGCTTAAAATTACCGGAAGGCTTAGTTGAGGCAAGTAAATTACCACACCCGATCTTCACACCGTCCAGCAAAGCCGAGGTGGGTGATCACGATATTAATATCAGCTACGAAGAGTGCGAACGCCAGATCGGTCAAGAACTTGCCGCCAAAGTGCGTGATGCCGCTCTAAAACTCTACACTGAAGCGGCAAACTACGCCCTGACCAAAGGCATTATTATTTGTGACACCAAATTTGAATTCGGCTTAGATGAAAACGGCGAACTAACGCTAATGGACGAAGTCCTCACCCCGGATTCCAGCCGTTTTTGGTCGGTTGAAACCTACCAAGAAGGGACAAATCCCCCTTCATTTGACAAACAATTCGTGCGTGACTGGCTGGAAAACAGCGGTTGGAATAAACAAGCCCCAGCCCCGAAAGTGCCGGCAGAGATAATTGAAAAAACCGTAGCCAAATATCAAGAAGCATTAGATTTATTAACTAAATAA
- the hisG gene encoding ATP phosphoribosyltransferase, translating to MTTQDRLRIAMQKKGRLSQECSELLKQCGVKIIWNDQRLIAYSENMPIEILRVRDDDIPGLVFDGVVDLGIIGENVLEEVELGRLSAGENVAYKKLLQLDFGGCRLSLAIDRDKKYHNIKELEDAVIATSYPNLLKRYMKEQNVPFKSILLTGSVEVAPSAGIANAICDLVSSGATLEANGLKEVEVIYRSTACLIQRQEPLSAEKQALVDKLLTRIQGVQQASESKYIMLHAPKDKLAEITALLPGVENPTILPLANDQTRVAMHVVSQENLFWETMEQLKEMGASSVLVLPIEKMLA from the coding sequence ATGACAACACAAGATCGATTAAGAATTGCGATGCAGAAAAAAGGTCGCCTAAGTCAAGAGTGTAGTGAGTTACTGAAACAATGTGGCGTGAAAATCATTTGGAACGATCAACGCCTGATTGCCTATTCAGAAAATATGCCGATTGAAATTTTGCGGGTGCGTGATGATGACATTCCGGGCTTAGTTTTTGATGGCGTGGTCGATCTCGGCATTATTGGCGAAAATGTGCTAGAGGAAGTTGAATTAGGGCGATTAAGTGCAGGTGAGAACGTTGCCTATAAAAAACTCCTCCAGCTCGATTTTGGCGGTTGCCGTTTATCGTTAGCGATTGATCGTGATAAAAAATATCACAATATCAAGGAATTAGAAGATGCTGTGATTGCGACATCGTACCCAAATCTATTAAAACGGTATATGAAAGAGCAAAATGTGCCGTTTAAAAGTATTTTACTCACCGGTTCGGTTGAAGTTGCCCCAAGTGCAGGCATTGCCAATGCAATTTGCGATTTAGTCTCCTCAGGGGCAACATTAGAGGCGAACGGGTTAAAAGAAGTTGAAGTCATTTACCGCTCAACTGCTTGTTTAATCCAACGCCAAGAGCCACTTTCAGCAGAAAAACAAGCGTTAGTCGATAAGCTATTAACCCGTATTCAAGGGGTACAACAAGCAAGCGAATCAAAATATATTATGCTCCACGCACCTAAAGACAAACTGGCGGAAATTACCGCTTTATTACCCGGTGTGGAAAACCCGACTATTTTACCCTTAGCTAACGACCAAACCCGTGTGGCAATGCACGTTGTCAGCCAAGAAAACCTGTTCTGGGAAACGATGGAGCAGCTAAAAGAAATGGGAGCAAGTTCCGTATTAGTCTTACCGATTGAGAAAATGTTGGCGTAA
- the hisD gene encoding Histidinol dehydrogenase gives MQTLIWNNLTENEQQQYLARPAQVVGESIKAAVDEIKANVLANGDKALFELAEKFDKVKLESLVVSEQQIQQAQSRISPELKQAIQNAKANIEAFHQAQQNQEVDIETQPGVRCQVITRPINAVGLYIPGGSAPLFSTVLMLAVPAKIAGCKKIVLCSPPPIADEILYTAHLCEVETIYAVGGAQAIIAMANGTQTVAKVDKIFGPGNAFVTEAKRQVVQEGTAIDMPAGPSEVLVIADEFADPAFVASDLLSQAEHGADSQVILVTPSESLAQAVDEELEKQVAVLPRAETACKALAHSRTFIAENVQQAVEISNKYAPEHLIVQTENARSLLADLDNAGSIFLGAYSPESMGDYASGTNHVLPTYGYTKTYSSLGLADFSKRMTVQELTPQGFLALAETVERMASAELLDAHRNAVSLRVAKLKA, from the coding sequence ATGCAAACCCTAATTTGGAACAATTTAACAGAAAATGAGCAGCAGCAATATCTTGCCCGTCCGGCACAGGTGGTTGGCGAGAGTATTAAAGCGGCGGTCGATGAAATTAAAGCCAATGTACTCGCTAACGGCGATAAGGCATTATTTGAGCTGGCTGAAAAGTTTGATAAAGTGAAATTGGAGAGCTTAGTGGTATCAGAACAGCAGATTCAGCAAGCACAGAGCCGTATTTCACCAGAGCTTAAGCAAGCGATTCAAAATGCGAAAGCGAATATTGAGGCTTTCCATCAGGCACAGCAAAATCAAGAGGTGGATATTGAAACTCAACCCGGGGTGCGTTGCCAAGTCATCACTCGCCCGATTAATGCTGTAGGGCTGTATATTCCGGGCGGTTCAGCTCCACTTTTCTCTACTGTGTTAATGCTTGCAGTGCCGGCAAAAATTGCCGGTTGTAAGAAGATTGTGCTTTGCTCGCCACCGCCGATTGCTGATGAAATTCTCTACACCGCCCATTTGTGTGAGGTAGAAACAATTTATGCGGTGGGCGGGGCTCAAGCAATTATTGCGATGGCAAATGGCACACAAACGGTAGCGAAAGTAGATAAAATTTTCGGCCCGGGCAATGCGTTTGTGACGGAGGCAAAACGCCAAGTTGTGCAAGAAGGCACGGCGATTGATATGCCGGCAGGCCCGTCTGAAGTGCTGGTGATTGCCGATGAGTTTGCCGATCCTGCATTTGTGGCGAGCGACTTGCTCTCTCAAGCGGAACACGGAGCTGATTCCCAAGTGATTTTAGTCACGCCAAGTGAGAGCTTGGCACAAGCGGTCGATGAAGAATTAGAAAAGCAGGTGGCAGTTCTGCCTCGTGCTGAAACTGCCTGTAAAGCATTGGCTCACAGTCGAACTTTTATTGCTGAAAACGTGCAACAAGCTGTCGAAATTAGTAATAAATATGCGCCCGAACATTTAATTGTGCAAACTGAAAATGCCCGCTCACTGTTAGCGGATTTAGATAATGCCGGCTCGATTTTCTTAGGGGCGTATTCGCCGGAAAGTATGGGGGATTATGCCAGCGGCACCAACCACGTTTTACCGACTTATGGTTATACTAAAACCTATTCGAGCTTAGGCTTGGCTGATTTTAGCAAGCGAATGACGGTGCAGGAGCTGACACCACAAGGCTTTCTAGCCTTAGCTGAAACGGTTGAGCGAATGGCAAGTGCAGAATTGTTAGATGCACACCGTAATGCGGTTAGTTTACGAGTGGCAAAATTAAAAGCCTAA